A window of Rhizobium sp. CIAT894 contains these coding sequences:
- a CDS encoding class I SAM-dependent methyltransferase — protein sequence MREFADFIEECDRAPRLNELSEFFSTTASGEAGMPIRPPELDRRLFPVDMTFRRFSALHPLRRGPFDKHYLSSIPYRLEEECRIGGTILKYARARKGQLQLYTLGTAEGTMARVIGELGKGRIETLSCSPNVENLRSFYAYGVPPHAMFFHGPFHHLTSQRVQEDVKLRKFGSGFDIILEDTTFQMYSPNRFDQIRFVSQHLKTNGLFMFVEKFRHEDDEEYRRRERQKDHSFKARFFSASDIRAKEETVLTRMDRNEVTLSEMSETLRRFFGHSFVTWNSGNFYTLVSSNSQQNLDLFLSKLSPPAIPAEYVYADLPYRLYPESEARRLSGRSWTL from the coding sequence ATGCGTGAATTTGCCGACTTCATTGAGGAGTGCGACCGCGCCCCTCGCCTTAACGAGCTTTCTGAGTTTTTTTCGACCACCGCATCCGGTGAGGCCGGAATGCCTATCCGTCCGCCCGAGCTCGATCGCCGCTTGTTTCCAGTGGACATGACGTTCAGGCGCTTTTCAGCCCTTCATCCGCTGCGCCGAGGTCCATTCGATAAGCACTACTTGAGCAGCATACCCTACCGCCTCGAAGAGGAGTGCCGCATAGGCGGCACGATCCTCAAATACGCGCGGGCCAGAAAGGGTCAACTGCAACTCTACACGCTAGGTACAGCCGAGGGGACGATGGCTCGTGTGATCGGCGAACTTGGCAAGGGCAGGATAGAAACGCTGTCATGCAGTCCCAACGTCGAAAACCTTAGAAGCTTCTATGCCTATGGCGTTCCTCCTCATGCCATGTTTTTTCACGGACCATTTCATCATTTGACATCGCAAAGGGTCCAAGAAGACGTGAAGCTCCGAAAGTTTGGCAGCGGTTTCGATATCATCCTCGAGGACACGACTTTCCAGATGTATTCGCCAAATCGCTTCGATCAGATCCGTTTCGTCTCGCAGCATCTCAAGACCAACGGGCTCTTCATGTTCGTCGAGAAGTTCAGGCATGAAGACGACGAGGAATATCGGCGGCGGGAACGCCAGAAGGACCATAGCTTCAAAGCTCGCTTCTTCAGCGCGTCAGATATTCGCGCGAAGGAAGAGACGGTGCTGACGCGAATGGATCGAAACGAAGTCACCCTTTCGGAGATGAGCGAAACACTACGCCGGTTCTTTGGACACTCATTCGTCACCTGGAACAGCGGCAATTTCTACACGCTTGTCTCCAGCAACAGTCAGCAGAATCTCGACCTATTCCTATCGAAGCTGTCCCCACCCGCGATTCCGGCAGAATATGTCTATGCGGACCTTCCCTACCGCCTTTATCCGGAATCCGAGGCAAGGCGGCTATCGGGGCGATCCTGGACCCTTTAG
- a CDS encoding AraC family transcriptional regulator, which produces MKKSQGEIILHQQGLWSHARADVVRRRSLGRQVIDVVADDHLIFLNIRGTAASGENFVDGRRVEFSPRPDGSLVYIPPGCHWSGWDEGDAEGCYLMITVTQDFFSNLTTKLPRVGTLRPELGFRDLPIQCLARQIAGELSHDDSVGSLIVEGHLAAIFGLLQRRSGTSGRLSRGGLSPTVLKRVIGRIEAHIDRPPSVRALAEEAGLTYEHFSRAFKQSQGSTPYGFYNQRRLERVTDLLRTTAISVTEIAIACGYSSGSHLSTRFRRETGFSPAEYRALWKE; this is translated from the coding sequence ATGAAAAAGTCACAAGGGGAGATCATTCTTCACCAGCAAGGCCTTTGGAGCCATGCCCGCGCAGATGTCGTTCGCCGGCGCAGTCTCGGGCGACAGGTTATCGACGTTGTCGCGGATGACCACCTGATCTTCCTCAACATAAGGGGTACGGCGGCATCCGGCGAAAATTTTGTGGACGGACGAAGAGTCGAGTTCAGTCCGCGTCCAGACGGCTCGCTTGTTTACATTCCGCCCGGTTGCCATTGGAGCGGTTGGGATGAAGGCGATGCTGAGGGTTGTTATCTTATGATAACCGTGACGCAGGATTTTTTTTCCAACCTCACGACCAAGCTCCCGCGCGTAGGCACCTTACGTCCGGAGCTTGGATTTAGAGATCTGCCAATCCAATGCTTGGCGCGGCAGATTGCCGGAGAACTTTCACACGACGATTCCGTAGGGAGTCTGATCGTTGAAGGGCACCTAGCGGCTATCTTCGGACTTCTGCAGCGCCGCTCCGGCACATCTGGCAGATTGTCTCGAGGAGGATTGTCTCCTACGGTTCTCAAGCGGGTGATAGGGCGAATTGAAGCTCACATCGATCGACCTCCGAGCGTGCGCGCTCTGGCTGAAGAGGCGGGATTGACCTACGAGCATTTTTCCCGCGCTTTCAAGCAGTCGCAAGGCTCGACGCCCTATGGCTTCTATAACCAGCGCCGGCTTGAACGCGTGACCGACCTTCTCCGCACAACTGCGATCAGCGTGACCGAGATCGCAATCGCCTGTGGCTACTCCAGCGGGAGCCACCTCTCGACCAGATTTCGCCGAGAGACGGGATTTTCCCCTGCCGAGTACCGGGCGCTCTGGAAAGAATAG
- a CDS encoding MFS transporter, producing MNLPVGSVDEVGATESSGMGYYASRGIYLFCVLASATGRNVYFVLAAWVATDVSKSTSALAILLALGSAAELLTSNVGGVLVDRFDRRFVCIACDLSRLILIFSTGIGLSFGHPLDVLCLSWTIFAFLDRTYSTALQAIIPDIVRPKNLTSFNSASYIAMQAGNLIAAIVTGYSLTAIGMNLTSILPGAFFGLSLLGLLALGRLPLSRSRSDLQAKSIRRMDLLPMTFVVHSLKTTAVMYALTYAMGMLVSVLGAAYVTRELMGSALEFGYLEAGWALGSIAGCSTLLLRRARSRRQSILFQSALAGIVLLGFPVFQSFLSALVQLVLLGFCYNVTRILIDVRVQSTVSIDMLGRARSQIHTICVSIGLLAYGIIGTIGDAIPPSGIFGLFGALMVTVALFFHFNMDRGAPVERRFV from the coding sequence ATGAACCTGCCAGTAGGGAGTGTGGATGAAGTGGGCGCGACAGAAAGCAGCGGCATGGGGTATTATGCCTCTCGCGGCATCTATCTCTTCTGTGTTCTGGCGTCGGCCACCGGCCGCAATGTCTACTTCGTGCTGGCGGCATGGGTTGCGACAGATGTCAGCAAGAGCACGAGCGCTCTCGCCATCCTTTTGGCGCTCGGCAGTGCCGCCGAGTTGCTCACCAGCAATGTTGGTGGGGTTCTAGTTGATCGATTTGATCGTCGCTTCGTCTGTATCGCTTGCGATTTATCCAGGTTGATCCTCATATTTTCAACGGGCATTGGTCTCTCGTTCGGTCACCCACTTGATGTTCTTTGCCTATCGTGGACCATCTTCGCGTTCCTCGACAGAACCTATTCGACTGCGCTGCAGGCCATCATTCCAGACATCGTTCGTCCTAAAAACCTCACTTCATTCAATTCGGCGTCTTATATTGCGATGCAGGCGGGCAATCTCATCGCCGCCATCGTCACCGGGTACAGCTTAACCGCCATCGGGATGAATCTGACGTCGATCCTCCCTGGCGCCTTTTTCGGCCTATCACTGTTGGGGCTGCTGGCACTCGGCCGACTGCCGCTTTCTCGTTCTCGATCGGATTTGCAGGCAAAGAGCATTCGTCGGATGGATCTGTTGCCGATGACCTTCGTCGTTCACTCACTGAAGACCACCGCCGTCATGTATGCGTTGACCTATGCGATGGGCATGCTTGTGAGTGTATTGGGCGCCGCATATGTCACCCGTGAACTCATGGGGTCGGCGCTAGAGTTCGGTTATCTCGAGGCAGGTTGGGCCCTCGGTTCGATTGCGGGCTGTTCAACCCTTCTTCTCAGAAGGGCGCGTTCGCGACGACAAAGCATCCTCTTCCAGTCGGCGCTCGCTGGCATTGTTCTGTTGGGCTTTCCTGTTTTCCAGAGCTTTTTGTCCGCGCTCGTTCAACTGGTGTTGCTTGGCTTCTGCTACAATGTCACGCGAATCCTGATCGATGTACGGGTTCAATCGACTGTTTCGATTGACATGTTGGGGCGGGCGCGAAGCCAGATCCACACGATCTGTGTTTCGATAGGGCTTCTTGCGTATGGCATCATCGGGACGATCGGAGACGCAATTCCACCTTCGGGGATTTTCGGCCTCTTCGGGGCGCTGATGGTGACCGTCGCGCTCTTCTTTCACTTTAACATGGATCGGGGAGCGCCGGTGGAAAGGCGGTTCGTCTGA
- a CDS encoding helix-turn-helix transcriptional regulator produces MKRYAAAQVRTSRPAQAEQSNVARELVHPVDRHVGQQIRIRRMQSNVSLGDLGAGIGVSLQQVQKYESGKNRVSASMLYELANCLKIPVSRFFEGLPDPETTQGQQIITEIDEKIAYISTAEGRRLIDDVLLLSPRVRSRVVALVSSIVDEEMEEHKDVSP; encoded by the coding sequence ATGAAGCGCTATGCAGCAGCACAGGTCCGGACTTCGAGGCCTGCGCAAGCCGAACAGTCGAATGTAGCGCGCGAGTTGGTGCATCCAGTTGATCGGCATGTCGGACAGCAAATCCGTATCCGCCGAATGCAGTCGAATGTATCCCTAGGGGATCTCGGCGCCGGCATCGGGGTCAGTTTGCAGCAGGTACAAAAATATGAAAGCGGTAAGAACCGCGTCAGCGCTTCGATGCTCTACGAGCTTGCCAATTGCCTCAAGATCCCTGTTTCGAGGTTTTTCGAAGGTCTTCCAGATCCCGAAACCACTCAGGGCCAGCAAATCATAACAGAGATCGATGAGAAGATTGCCTACATTTCCACGGCGGAGGGACGGCGTCTGATAGACGACGTTTTGCTCCTTTCTCCGCGTGTGCGCAGCCGGGTCGTTGCCCTCGTCAGCTCGATTGTCGATGAAGAGATGGAAGAACACAAGGACGTTTCCCCATGA
- a CDS encoding CapA family protein: MSAPFSIAVTGQSLIRHDLRAIGDPRLAEIAEILKASDVAFTNLETTIYGRHGGWPLKGSYFGAAAPDVLAALKELGFNSLALANNHAFDLGPPGILSTLEEVAAHNFLHAGIGHNKHHASTAQKMTFGSRNVALIAMDAGPGPSFMYAEDATEGRIARPGINRLKVSRVFDLETGTFNLLRSIQERLLSSPLERANYAQPENPPDLHGQDEIDFYGTVFRRSDETARRIVVDRHSAWAHLSAIAEEAGRDTLVIVYLHHHHWEPNWQQVPAWVREFAHDCVNAGAGLFVSHGAPVLQAVEIYRNTPIFYGLGNFLFHTEKDEQEWSPPEVWRSVIATCNFESSGRLENIRLRPIVIGGTEALSNPARDRLPFPVLADGRTAADILDDLADRSTGFGTVLDREKNVGQIVF, from the coding sequence ATGTCCGCACCCTTTTCCATTGCTGTCACCGGCCAGTCGCTCATCCGTCATGATCTTCGAGCGATCGGCGATCCACGGCTCGCTGAGATCGCCGAGATCCTCAAAGCAAGCGATGTTGCCTTCACCAATCTCGAGACGACTATCTATGGTCGTCATGGTGGATGGCCGCTCAAAGGCAGCTATTTCGGCGCTGCAGCGCCGGATGTCTTGGCCGCGTTGAAGGAGCTCGGTTTCAATAGCCTGGCTCTGGCGAACAACCATGCTTTCGATCTTGGACCGCCGGGGATCCTCTCGACGCTGGAGGAGGTTGCGGCACACAATTTCCTGCATGCCGGCATCGGCCACAACAAGCATCACGCTTCCACGGCACAGAAAATGACGTTCGGATCCCGAAATGTTGCGCTGATTGCCATGGACGCTGGGCCAGGCCCGTCTTTCATGTACGCTGAGGACGCAACTGAGGGCAGGATAGCAAGGCCCGGCATCAATAGGCTGAAGGTCTCCAGGGTATTCGACCTGGAAACGGGAACATTCAACCTGCTTCGCTCCATTCAAGAGCGTCTTCTAAGTTCGCCCTTGGAGCGCGCGAACTATGCCCAGCCGGAGAATCCGCCTGATCTTCATGGCCAAGACGAAATTGATTTCTATGGAACCGTGTTTCGCAGATCAGATGAGACGGCTCGCCGCATCGTCGTGGACCGGCACAGCGCCTGGGCTCACCTTTCGGCGATCGCGGAAGAAGCGGGCCGCGACACACTCGTCATCGTGTATTTGCATCATCACCATTGGGAGCCGAACTGGCAGCAAGTCCCCGCCTGGGTGCGAGAATTTGCGCACGATTGCGTGAACGCGGGCGCAGGCCTCTTTGTCAGCCATGGCGCTCCGGTCCTTCAAGCGGTCGAGATATATCGGAATACGCCAATTTTCTACGGCCTTGGCAACTTCCTCTTCCATACGGAAAAGGACGAACAGGAATGGAGCCCGCCGGAGGTGTGGAGAAGCGTCATCGCGACCTGCAATTTTGAATCTAGCGGACGGCTGGAGAATATCCGCTTGCGCCCGATTGTGATCGGGGGAACCGAGGCATTATCCAATCCTGCACGCGATCGCCTCCCCTTCCCTGTGCTTGCCGATGGCAGAACGGCGGCAGATATCCTTGACGATCTTGCCGACCGCAGTACCGGTTTTGGCACTGTGCTTGACCGAGAGAAGAACGTCGGCCAGATCGTTTTTTAG
- a CDS encoding transporter substrate-binding domain-containing protein codes for MKRTLLLALSLVVCANNAGAMDRKTLTIASEGASPPWNAITPQGELAGFDIDVGRDLCRRMKFECTFVPQDWDGIIPALTVGKFDAIMSGMAITEKRKKSIAFSKPYAGGFNQLVIRKDLDLPPTDTSAELDLTTIDPEKQAKIEELRAALNGRTLGVLRSSNSEAVLNELFGKVATIRSYDSQDNMHLDLVAERIDGGLADYFTWKAFLDSTDGGIATLYGPRLSGGLWGPGVGVGLRQDDGELVAAFDSAIEAATSDGTLKRLSEQWFKIDVSPQTSN; via the coding sequence GTGAAACGAACACTTCTGCTTGCCCTGTCTCTTGTCGTCTGCGCCAACAACGCGGGAGCAATGGACAGGAAGACACTGACAATCGCCTCTGAAGGTGCTTCGCCGCCCTGGAATGCCATCACCCCCCAAGGGGAGCTCGCCGGCTTTGACATCGACGTCGGCCGCGATCTTTGCCGGAGGATGAAGTTCGAGTGCACTTTCGTGCCTCAGGACTGGGACGGAATCATACCGGCGCTCACCGTTGGAAAGTTCGATGCCATCATGTCGGGGATGGCGATAACTGAGAAGCGGAAGAAATCGATCGCTTTTTCCAAGCCCTACGCCGGAGGTTTCAACCAACTCGTCATACGCAAAGATCTCGATCTTCCGCCCACGGATACGTCGGCCGAGCTCGACCTCACAACTATCGACCCTGAAAAGCAGGCAAAGATTGAGGAGCTTCGAGCCGCTCTCAACGGCAGAACTCTAGGCGTATTGCGATCATCGAATTCGGAAGCGGTGCTCAATGAACTGTTCGGAAAGGTCGCGACGATCAGGAGCTACGATTCCCAGGACAACATGCATCTCGATCTCGTAGCTGAGCGCATCGATGGCGGCCTTGCCGACTATTTCACCTGGAAAGCCTTCCTCGACAGCACGGATGGCGGGATTGCAACGCTCTACGGCCCGCGGCTCTCCGGTGGCCTGTGGGGCCCGGGTGTCGGCGTCGGGCTTCGGCAAGACGACGGCGAACTGGTTGCGGCATTCGATAGCGCCATCGAGGCCGCCACGAGCGACGGAACCCTGAAGCGGCTGAGCGAGCAATGGTTCAAGATCGATGTTTCGCCGCAGACATCGAACTAG
- a CDS encoding ABC transporter permease produces the protein MSMTIALEAFLTLPRGLLLTLVLTFASLAAGFAVSVPLAFLRASSNPWASAPVLAYTYAFRGTPLLVQLFLIYYGIGQLPLVRQSFLWAVMREPFWCAFIAFTLNSAAHTTEVLRGGIQAVPRGQIEAAKALGLSRFHTARLIVFPLTLRIALPAYANEVVGMLKASSLASTITLLEVTGLARQLVSETFAPYEVFIAAGAFYLLLTLLITQGFQMLETRWTPTANRPPPTQPVPRRANGKPPLASAET, from the coding sequence ATGAGCATGACCATCGCGCTTGAAGCGTTTCTCACCCTTCCCCGCGGCCTTCTTCTCACTCTGGTTCTGACATTCGCATCGCTTGCCGCAGGCTTCGCCGTCTCGGTCCCGCTCGCCTTCCTACGGGCATCATCAAATCCGTGGGCTTCCGCGCCCGTGCTGGCATATACCTATGCGTTCCGCGGCACGCCACTTCTGGTTCAGCTTTTCCTGATTTACTATGGGATTGGCCAGCTTCCCCTCGTCCGCCAAAGCTTTCTATGGGCCGTGATGCGAGAGCCGTTCTGGTGCGCCTTCATTGCTTTCACCCTGAACAGCGCCGCCCATACGACAGAAGTTCTGCGCGGCGGGATCCAGGCGGTCCCGCGTGGGCAGATTGAAGCGGCCAAAGCCTTGGGCCTTTCCCGTTTCCACACTGCCCGTCTTATCGTGTTCCCTTTGACCCTCAGGATCGCTCTTCCCGCCTATGCAAATGAGGTGGTTGGAATGCTGAAGGCAAGCTCCCTTGCAAGCACCATCACGCTGCTTGAGGTGACCGGGCTCGCCCGACAGCTGGTGTCGGAGACATTCGCCCCATACGAGGTCTTCATTGCCGCGGGGGCTTTCTATCTGCTGCTTACCCTCTTGATCACGCAAGGTTTCCAGATGCTGGAGACGCGTTGGACGCCGACGGCAAACCGTCCACCGCCGACGCAACCTGTACCTCGAAGAGCGAACGGAAAGCCGCCTCTCGCCTCGGCTGAAACTTGA
- a CDS encoding ABC transporter permease subunit (The N-terminal region of this protein, as described by TIGR01726, is a three transmembrane segment that identifies a subfamily of ABC transporter permease subunits, which specificities that include histidine, arginine, glutamine, glutamate, L-cystine (sic), the opines (in Agrobacterium) octopine and nopaline, etc.), which translates to MYAFVDQFLSGLKNTLLVFALSCAFGTLLGLLIAVLRNSTRKSVSSCMRAYTGIIRGVPELLIILLTYFGGTALLSAIAGGYIEINAFAAGVAALTVVFSGYAAEIFRGAINAVAPGQREAAAALGLSNSQIWFLIIIPQMIPIALPAFCNLCISLIKDTSLISVVGLTDVMRVAYIGAGSLRAPLPFYLAASAIYLALTSLSLLSFRLLERRYSLPAMKG; encoded by the coding sequence TTGTACGCATTTGTAGATCAATTTTTATCTGGATTGAAGAACACACTTTTAGTGTTTGCCTTGAGCTGCGCTTTCGGGACCCTATTAGGTTTGCTTATTGCCGTTCTCCGCAACTCGACCCGCAAGTCGGTTTCATCGTGCATGCGGGCCTACACGGGCATCATCCGGGGTGTTCCGGAACTTCTGATCATCCTCCTAACGTATTTCGGCGGAACCGCCCTTTTGAGCGCGATTGCCGGTGGCTACATCGAGATTAATGCATTTGCGGCCGGTGTCGCGGCACTGACCGTCGTGTTCAGTGGGTACGCCGCGGAAATATTCCGTGGTGCGATCAACGCGGTTGCACCAGGCCAACGAGAGGCTGCAGCAGCGCTCGGGCTTTCGAACTCGCAGATTTGGTTTCTGATCATCATTCCCCAGATGATCCCGATCGCTCTGCCGGCATTCTGTAACCTCTGCATCTCCTTGATAAAGGATACATCGCTGATTTCCGTCGTCGGGCTGACGGATGTCATGCGCGTCGCCTATATAGGCGCAGGCTCACTGCGCGCTCCACTCCCCTTCTATCTCGCAGCGTCTGCAATCTACCTCGCCCTCACAAGCCTGTCCCTTCTTTCGTTCCGGTTATTGGAGCGCCGCTATTCGCTCCCGGCGATGAAAGGTTGA
- a CDS encoding LysR family transcriptional regulator, producing the protein MEITDSGVKIRHLQILREVMRAGSERLAAQMLRITQPAVSQNIKQLEETVGFALFRRENNRLIPTVKAWEFLRTIDAAFAGLDRIGPSIDFLRNNDTRMIGIAAPSTFSFATLPKVVKRIRERSRSYAVQVKTGTYEQIADHVLNGRSDLGISRLPIDERILDWVPVGSATNVCLFPVNHRFAAQQLVTAEDLAGEAIIDIDPQFASHQMSVNALRYMGTAPDIAVEYDANGHDIGYVMAGIGVSITNEIIAREYADFGVAFRRFHPGAIYHYVVVWSKDRKLSDSLRFALEEIVAALTDRAA; encoded by the coding sequence ATGGAAATCACCGACTCCGGAGTGAAGATCCGCCACCTTCAAATATTGCGGGAGGTTATGCGCGCCGGCTCGGAAAGGCTCGCAGCGCAGATGTTGCGAATAACCCAGCCGGCGGTCAGCCAAAACATCAAGCAGCTAGAGGAGACTGTCGGCTTCGCGCTCTTCCGCCGGGAAAACAACAGGTTGATCCCCACCGTCAAGGCATGGGAATTTCTACGCACAATCGACGCGGCGTTTGCCGGACTTGATCGGATCGGACCGTCAATCGACTTCCTGCGGAACAACGATACGCGAATGATCGGCATCGCGGCGCCAAGCACTTTTTCCTTCGCGACCTTGCCGAAAGTGGTCAAAAGGATTCGGGAGAGAAGCCGCTCTTACGCCGTTCAGGTGAAAACAGGCACGTATGAGCAGATTGCAGATCATGTGTTAAACGGCCGCTCGGATCTTGGCATCTCCCGATTGCCTATTGATGAGCGCATTCTTGATTGGGTGCCGGTCGGCTCGGCCACCAACGTATGTCTTTTTCCGGTCAACCACCGATTTGCGGCACAGCAGCTTGTCACTGCCGAAGATCTTGCCGGTGAGGCGATCATTGATATCGACCCGCAATTTGCCTCTCACCAAATGAGCGTCAATGCCCTTCGATATATGGGAACCGCTCCTGACATCGCCGTGGAATATGACGCCAATGGCCACGACATTGGCTATGTTATGGCAGGGATCGGCGTTTCGATTACGAACGAGATCATCGCGAGAGAATATGCTGACTTCGGCGTCGCGTTCCGCCGATTTCATCCAGGGGCAATATATCACTACGTCGTCGTTTGGTCAAAAGATCGAAAGCTGAGTGATAGCCTAAGATTTGCATTGGAAGAGATAGTCGCGGCTTTGACAGATCGGGCTGCTTGA
- a CDS encoding DUF3606 domain-containing protein, whose amino-acid sequence MATTSKARSQDRARVAGGQDHEVKYEARKEGISKEAVKKTVKNVGNSRKKVEAELDRH is encoded by the coding sequence ATGGCAACCACATCCAAAGCCCGCAGCCAGGATCGTGCTCGCGTCGCAGGTGGTCAGGATCACGAGGTGAAGTACGAAGCCCGGAAGGAAGGCATTTCCAAGGAAGCGGTGAAGAAGACCGTGAAGAACGTAGGCAACAGTCGCAAGAAGGTCGAAGCCGAACTCGACCGGCACTAA
- a CDS encoding helix-turn-helix domain-containing protein, whose protein sequence is MALVIHWQGGDHTRMTGKKNKIGQTRWAVKADVVDLVRNLARQLPDLSIAAILNRSGKRTGHGASWTRSHVCSLRNIHGISVYREGERAERGERTLDEAADILKVSRATAYRMVSSGVLPARQLCTGAPWIIQLSDLQHETVRREADARRSRRPISQDPVQNPLL, encoded by the coding sequence TTGGCGCTCGTCATTCATTGGCAGGGTGGCGATCACACCCGGATGACGGGGAAGAAAAACAAGATCGGCCAGACCCGCTGGGCAGTTAAGGCTGATGTTGTCGATCTCGTTCGCAACTTGGCGAGGCAGTTGCCCGATTTGTCGATCGCAGCGATCTTGAATCGATCCGGCAAGCGGACAGGGCATGGCGCCAGCTGGACGCGAAGCCACGTCTGCAGTCTTCGCAACATCCACGGCATCTCCGTCTATCGAGAAGGTGAACGGGCCGAACGCGGTGAGAGAACCCTCGACGAGGCCGCCGACATTCTAAAGGTGAGTCGAGCTACCGCCTACCGGATGGTCAGCAGCGGTGTCCTTCCCGCTCGCCAGTTATGCACCGGAGCGCCGTGGATCATCCAGCTTTCCGACCTTCAACACGAAACCGTGCGCCGCGAAGCCGATGCCAGGCGATCCCGGCGTCCGATATCTCAGGATCCGGTTCAAAATCCTCTTTTATAG
- a CDS encoding phasin, whose protein sequence is MTKISERSFETIENPGSSSLKVPDQFGASVEKGNKKVTEAFLKFASGAEATQKMLPPILETTSLFGNELWGKTIAALQADAEASFSHLQALLGANSPSQILELQSTFLSKRVRRSLRQIHINLPSTRPLIKENDLLGASEQLAWCLLIPGYKRQKAVCIMPVHETNGTEAT, encoded by the coding sequence ATGACCAAGATTTCCGAAAGATCCTTTGAAACGATCGAAAACCCGGGGTCATCGTCGCTCAAGGTGCCAGATCAGTTCGGCGCATCTGTTGAAAAGGGGAACAAGAAGGTGACAGAGGCTTTTTTGAAATTTGCGTCCGGCGCTGAAGCGACACAGAAAATGCTGCCTCCGATCCTCGAAACGACAAGTCTGTTCGGCAACGAATTGTGGGGGAAGACGATTGCTGCACTGCAGGCCGACGCCGAAGCCAGCTTCTCACATTTGCAAGCTTTGCTGGGCGCGAATTCGCCGTCGCAGATCCTCGAACTGCAGTCGACCTTCCTTAGCAAGCGGGTTCGCCGGTCTCTCCGTCAAATACACATCAACCTGCCCTCAACCCGCCCATTGATAAAAGAAAATGATCTTCTTGGCGCGTCGGAGCAGTTGGCATGGTGTTTGCTGATCCCTGGTTACAAGCGGCAGAAAGCAGTCTGCATTATGCCGGTTCATGAAACGAACGGAACGGAGGCCACCTGA
- a CDS encoding phasin, with protein MTKISERSFETIENPGSSSLKVPDQFGASVEKGNKKVTEAFLKFASGAEATQKMLPPILETTSLFGNELWGKTIAALQADAEASFSHLQALLGANSPSQILELQSTFLSKRVETSLQHAKEVRVLSSRAVEEISKPVKDAFDKVLTDLKAT; from the coding sequence ATGACCAAGATTTCCGAAAGATCCTTTGAAACGATCGAAAACCCGGGGTCATCGTCGCTCAAGGTGCCAGATCAGTTCGGCGCATCTGTTGAAAAGGGGAACAAGAAGGTGACAGAGGCTTTTTTGAAATTTGCGTCCGGCGCTGAAGCGACACAGAAAATGCTGCCTCCGATCCTCGAAACGACAAGTCTGTTCGGCAACGAATTGTGGGGGAAGACGATTGCTGCACTGCAGGCCGACGCCGAAGCCAGCTTCTCACATTTGCAAGCTTTGCTGGGCGCGAATTCGCCGTCGCAGATCCTCGAACTGCAGTCGACCTTCCTTAGCAAGCGGGTTGAGACAAGTTTGCAGCACGCCAAGGAAGTCCGGGTGCTCTCAAGCAGGGCGGTGGAGGAAATCTCAAAGCCGGTCAAGGATGCTTTTGACAAGGTGCTGACGGACCTCAAGGCGACGTAA